The Bifidobacterium bifidum ATCC 29521 = JCM 1255 = DSM 20456 region AGTGTTGTTTTACTTGAGTATAACATCTGTTGCGTGTGCGGGGAGGTGCATGATGGCGTATATCGAATTCGACCGCGTGGTCAAGGAATACCCGTCCGGGCGCACCACGATCCGCGCACTGGACGAGGCCAGTTTCACCGCCGACCGAGGCGAACTGACGGTGATCCTCGGGCAGTCGGGCGCGGGCAAGACCACGGCGCTGAACATCCTTGGCGGCATGGACACCGCCACCTCCGGGCGCGTGGTCGTCGGCGGCCGCGACATCACCGGACTGCGCAAACGCGACCTCATAGCCTACCGGCGGATGGACATCGGATTCGTCTTCCAGTTCTACAATCTCGTGCCGAATCTGACCGCATTGGAGAACGTCGAACTCGCGTCGCAGATCTGCCCCGACCATTTCGACCCGGCCGACACCCTGCACAAGGTCGGCCTGGGCGACCGGCTGAGCAATTTCCCGGCGCAACTGTCCGGCGGCGAACAGCAGCGCGTGTCCATTGCGCGCGCAATCGCCAAGAAGCCGAAGCTGCTGCTGTGCGACGAGCCGACCGGCGCGCTCGACTATGAGACCGGCAAGGAGGTCCTGCAACTGCTGCAGGACATCTGCCGTGACGAGAACATGACGGTGCTCATCATCACCCACAACTCCGCGCTCGCTCCGATGGCGCACAAGGTCGTCCGCTTCCGCTCCGGCAAGGTGGTGGGCGAGGATGTGAATCCCGCGCCGACACCGATCGCCGACATCGAATGGTAGGTGCTGTGATGGGACGGCATGCGCATAGGAACAAAGGTCGGAAGGCGGACGGTGATTCTGCCGGGTGGTCGCCCGCGTCCGATGTGCCCACCGAGGTGATTCCCGGAATCTACGACTTGGCGGCCGACACCGATACGGGCGGCAGGCCGTCTCGTGGGCGCTCGCTGTCGGGGGCGTTCGTCAAGGATACGATGCGCTCGTGGCTGCACGGGTGGAAACGGTTTCTGTCCATCGCCGTGATTTCGCTGCTTGGGGTGGCGGTGATGACCGGCATCTACGCCGGTTGTCGTGACACGTTCCGCGCCGCGAACCGGTTCTACGACGCGCAACGGTTGCACGATATCCAGGTGCTGTCGACCTACGGCCTGACCGATGATGACGTTGCGGCCTTGAAGCAGGTCCGCGGAGTCGATGTCGTGCAGCCGGAACGCAGCCAGAGCGTCGAAGCCGACGTCAAGGGCACCGACAAAACCGTCACCATCAACGAGATCGGCGTGAACGGCCTCGACCAGCCGTACCTACAGGACGGCCGCATTCCGAGCAAGGCTGGCGAGGTCGCGGTCACCAAAAAGTTCCTCGCCGACAGTGGCATGGCAGTCGGCGACTCGCTGACCGTCACCCCGGTCGACACCGGCACTGCGACATCGACCGTTTCGGATACGGACTCCGCCGACAGCGGCGCGAACGGCACGGAACCGACGGACGAGCAAGCCGATGCATCGCAATCGGCGCCGAGCTTCCCGACCGAACTGGCCATCACCGGCACGGTGATAGACCCCAAGGACCTGAGCAATCCGGACGGATACAGCGGCGCCAAGGCATTCCGCAACTCGCTCGCGTCCGACTACACGTTCTTCGCGCCGAGCGACGGCGTGACAGGAGACATCTACACCGCTATCAGCCTGACCGTGAGCGGCTCGACCGACGAGGACGCGTTCGGCGACGACTATGACACGCTGGTCCGCGATGTCGCCGACCGCATCGAAGCCACGGTGCAGACCAAGCAGCAGAACGAACGCCGGCAGACTCTCGTGGACGCCGCGCAGAAAAAGCTCGACCAGGCGAAGACCGACGCCTACCGGCAGCTCGACGACGCGCAGATGCAGATCACCGAGCAGACGGAGGGGCTGAAAACCCAGCGCGAGCAGGCGAAAACCACCAAGCAGAGCCTCGAAGACCAGCTCACA contains the following coding sequences:
- a CDS encoding ABC transporter ATP-binding protein, translated to MAYIEFDRVVKEYPSGRTTIRALDEASFTADRGELTVILGQSGAGKTTALNILGGMDTATSGRVVVGGRDITGLRKRDLIAYRRMDIGFVFQFYNLVPNLTALENVELASQICPDHFDPADTLHKVGLGDRLSNFPAQLSGGEQQRVSIARAIAKKPKLLLCDEPTGALDYETGKEVLQLLQDICRDENMTVLIITHNSALAPMAHKVVRFRSGKVVGEDVNPAPTPIADIEW